A region from the Streptosporangium sp. NBC_01756 genome encodes:
- a CDS encoding sporulation protein, with protein sequence MVFRKLMAAFGAGVEVDTVLNNSGVRPGEVLRGQVNFRGGGSDYKVEGIFIDLTAVVEVESGDNEHRSTYSFLRQQVAGPFHLPAGAQQSAPFEIPVPWETPISAVGGHPLRGMQLGVSTELALAGSLDKGDLDPLFVSPLPAQDYVLAALDGAGFRFKKADLERGTLRGSRMPFFQEIEYYAGHEYARHFNELELTFIAGPQAMDVILEADKRGGFLTSSHDTYNRFTVRYSDHPGQVEQSLRAGLHAMAQRRGWF encoded by the coding sequence ATGGTGTTCCGTAAGCTGATGGCCGCGTTCGGCGCGGGCGTCGAAGTCGACACGGTCCTGAACAACTCCGGCGTCCGCCCCGGAGAGGTCCTGCGGGGGCAGGTCAACTTCCGCGGCGGCGGCTCCGACTACAAGGTCGAGGGCATCTTCATCGACCTCACCGCGGTGGTCGAGGTCGAGAGCGGCGACAACGAGCACCGGTCGACCTACAGCTTCCTGCGCCAGCAGGTCGCCGGCCCGTTCCATCTCCCCGCGGGCGCCCAGCAGTCGGCCCCCTTCGAGATCCCCGTGCCGTGGGAGACCCCGATCAGCGCCGTGGGCGGCCATCCGCTGCGCGGCATGCAGCTGGGCGTCTCCACCGAGCTGGCCCTGGCCGGGTCGCTGGACAAGGGCGACCTCGACCCGCTGTTCGTCAGCCCGCTGCCCGCCCAGGACTACGTGCTCGCCGCGCTGGACGGCGCGGGCTTCCGCTTCAAGAAGGCCGACCTGGAGCGCGGCACCCTGCGCGGCTCGCGGATGCCGTTCTTCCAGGAGATCGAGTACTACGCGGGCCACGAGTACGCCCGGCACTTCAACGAGCTGGAGCTGACCTTCATCGCCGGCCCGCAGGCGATGGACGTCATCCTGGAGGCCGACAAGCGCGGCGGCTTCCTGACCTCCAGCCACGACACCTACAACCGGTTCACGGTCCGCTACAGCGACCACCCGGGGCAGGTGGAGCAGTCGCTCCGCGCCGGCCTGCACGCCATGGCCCAGAGGCGTGGCTGGTTCTGA
- the uvrB gene encoding excinuclease ABC subunit UvrB — protein MRPVTDLQRKVAPFEVVTDMTPSGDQPTAIAELERRVKAGAVDNVLLGATGTGKTATVAWLIERLQRPTLVIQPNKTLAAQFANELREMMPNNAVEYFVSYYDYYQPEAYVPQSDTYIEKDSSINDEVERLRHSATNSLLTRRDTIVVASVSCIYGLGTPQEYVDRMTRLKVGQEIERDRLLRRLVDMQYTRNDLAFTRGTFRVRGDTIEIIPKYEELAVRIEMFGDEIEKLSTMHPLTGEVITEDTELYIFPASHYVAGTERMEKAVRGIEAELAQTLETMERQGKLLEAQRLRMRTTYDLEMMRQIGTCSGIENYSRHMDDREPGSAPNTLLDYFPEDFLLVLDESHQTVPQIGAMYEGDASRKRTLVEHGFRLPSAMDNRPLKWEEFLERIGQTVYLSATPGSYELGRSKGDVVEQVIRPTGLVDPEVIVKPTKSQIDDLVHEIRTRTEKDERVLVTTLTKKMSEDLTDYLLELGIRVRYLHSEVDTLRRIELLRELRMGEFDVLVGINLLREGLDLPEVSLVAILDADKEGFLRSETSLIQTIGRAARNVSGQVHMYADRITPSMERAIDETNRRRAKQTAYNEANGIDPQPLRKKIADILDSLNREDADTAQLLGGSGRQQSRGKAPVPGFAVKQSGQHAKAIAGEMPRAQLEALVESLTDQMHQAATDLQFEVAARLRDEIKELKREVRDMREAGVS, from the coding sequence GTGAGGCCGGTAACTGATTTGCAGCGCAAGGTGGCTCCCTTCGAGGTCGTCACCGACATGACCCCTTCGGGCGACCAGCCCACCGCGATCGCCGAGCTCGAGCGGCGGGTGAAGGCCGGTGCGGTGGACAACGTCCTGCTGGGCGCCACCGGCACGGGCAAGACCGCCACGGTCGCCTGGCTGATCGAGCGGCTGCAGCGGCCGACCCTGGTCATCCAGCCCAACAAGACGCTCGCCGCGCAGTTCGCCAACGAACTGCGCGAGATGATGCCCAACAACGCGGTCGAATACTTCGTCTCCTACTACGACTACTACCAGCCCGAGGCGTACGTCCCGCAGAGCGACACCTACATCGAGAAGGACTCGTCGATCAACGACGAGGTCGAACGGCTGCGCCACTCGGCGACCAACTCGCTGCTGACCCGCCGCGACACGATCGTGGTGGCGTCGGTGTCGTGCATCTACGGCCTGGGCACCCCGCAGGAATACGTCGACCGGATGACCCGGCTCAAGGTCGGCCAGGAGATCGAGCGCGACAGGCTGCTGCGCCGGCTGGTCGACATGCAGTACACCCGCAACGACCTGGCCTTCACCCGGGGCACCTTCCGGGTGCGCGGCGACACGATCGAGATCATCCCGAAGTACGAAGAGCTCGCGGTGCGCATCGAGATGTTCGGCGACGAGATCGAGAAGCTCTCCACCATGCACCCGCTGACCGGCGAGGTGATCACGGAGGACACCGAGCTCTACATCTTCCCCGCCTCCCACTACGTCGCGGGCACCGAGCGGATGGAGAAGGCCGTCCGGGGTATCGAGGCCGAGCTGGCCCAGACCCTGGAGACGATGGAGCGGCAGGGCAAGCTCCTGGAGGCCCAGCGACTGCGTATGCGCACCACCTACGACCTGGAGATGATGCGCCAGATCGGCACCTGCTCCGGCATCGAGAACTACTCCCGCCACATGGACGACCGCGAGCCGGGCAGTGCGCCCAACACCCTGCTCGACTACTTCCCCGAAGACTTCCTGCTCGTCCTGGACGAGTCGCACCAGACCGTGCCGCAGATCGGCGCGATGTACGAAGGGGACGCCTCCCGCAAGCGCACGCTCGTCGAGCACGGCTTCCGCCTGCCGTCGGCGATGGACAACCGCCCGCTCAAATGGGAGGAGTTCCTGGAGCGGATCGGCCAGACCGTCTACCTGTCGGCCACCCCGGGCAGCTACGAGCTGGGCCGTTCCAAGGGCGACGTGGTGGAGCAGGTCATCCGGCCGACCGGCCTGGTCGACCCCGAGGTGATCGTCAAGCCGACGAAGTCCCAGATCGACGACCTGGTCCACGAGATCAGGACCAGGACCGAGAAGGACGAGCGGGTCCTGGTCACCACGCTCACCAAGAAGATGTCCGAGGACCTCACCGACTACCTCCTGGAGCTCGGCATCCGGGTCCGCTACCTGCACAGCGAGGTCGACACCCTGCGCCGCATCGAGCTGCTCCGGGAGCTGCGGATGGGGGAGTTCGACGTCCTGGTCGGTATCAACCTGCTCCGTGAGGGCCTCGACCTGCCCGAGGTCTCGCTGGTGGCCATCCTGGACGCGGACAAGGAGGGCTTCCTGCGCTCAGAGACCTCGCTGATCCAGACCATCGGCCGCGCGGCCCGTAACGTCTCCGGCCAGGTGCACATGTACGCCGACCGCATCACCCCCTCGATGGAGCGGGCGATCGACGAGACCAACCGGCGCCGGGCCAAGCAGACGGCCTACAACGAGGCCAACGGCATCGACCCGCAGCCGCTCCGGAAGAAGATCGCCGACATCCTCGACTCGCTCAACCGGGAGGACGCCGACACCGCCCAGCTTCTCGGCGGCAGCGGTCGCCAGCAGTCACGCGGCAAGGCCCCGGTCCCCGGCTTCGCGGTCAAACAGTCCGGCCAGCACGCCAAGGCGATCGCGGGGGAGATGCCCCGGGCCCAGCTGGAGGCGCTGGTCGAGTCGCTCACCGACCAGATGCACCAGGCCGCCACCGACCTGCAGTTCGAGGTGGCCGCCCGGCTCCGCGACGAGATCAAGGAGCTCAAACGCGAGGTCCGCGACATGCGCGAGGCCGGGGTCTCCTGA
- a CDS encoding SPFH domain-containing protein: MSRPREAMRTAVAAAQAIGQGGDPRQVVGQLAGQVAGQVMGQGSGEPGFSLNPGDFLAAREQGVSVSTVIEARTASLNEAGEIVNRSFTGTGPDGEAAHVISPVVIPKGTTARVVIPLVVLAALGLVGLAATGLIPGARVLFGPHYWAVLVLAAAFLWWRRSVVMVPEGCRALITKFGKLVQIAEPGRVTLFNPWKRVSYIVNTTREYPFNAPIREAPTQQGVKASVDLFLQFRIEDPAEFIFVLGSVGGFQAKLQNAISEVTRSLIYAQRAEDIYDLVGESTMGMLDNLNQQFLPAVRLTDVNITHAEPSSQEYRMDLAAPEMIRVAKEAYTYEYELQLRKEQNEGDLIKELAGLQEQLSAIHAEIAGYQARMDTALERASHQAKAQGGQRLVEAESTAKANAALLEAQALDIRALSAAEAPEILDYRFQQDLLDKLESVASHLPHVVQIGESVDIDLLVLARQLVGSRETQLFSEADMAAIRGRITEIGKRVEDRDAEIDALLNPVTETALPIAGGAPQPTVPAARETAQEEEEV; encoded by the coding sequence ATGTCCCGGCCAAGAGAGGCGATGCGGACGGCGGTGGCCGCCGCGCAGGCGATAGGGCAGGGCGGCGATCCGCGGCAGGTGGTGGGCCAGCTCGCCGGTCAGGTGGCGGGCCAGGTCATGGGCCAGGGATCCGGCGAACCGGGGTTCTCCCTCAATCCGGGCGACTTCCTGGCCGCCCGCGAGCAGGGCGTGTCCGTGAGCACGGTCATCGAGGCCCGCACCGCGTCGCTGAACGAGGCCGGTGAGATCGTCAACCGCAGCTTCACCGGCACCGGCCCGGACGGCGAGGCGGCCCATGTGATCTCGCCGGTGGTGATCCCCAAGGGCACCACGGCCCGGGTGGTCATCCCCCTGGTCGTGCTGGCGGCACTCGGCCTGGTCGGACTGGCCGCCACCGGCCTCATCCCCGGTGCGCGGGTGCTGTTCGGGCCGCACTACTGGGCCGTGCTGGTGCTGGCCGCCGCGTTCCTGTGGTGGCGGCGGAGCGTGGTCATGGTGCCCGAGGGCTGCAGAGCCCTGATCACCAAGTTCGGCAAGCTCGTGCAGATCGCCGAACCGGGCAGGGTGACCCTGTTCAATCCGTGGAAGCGGGTCAGCTACATCGTCAACACCACCCGTGAGTATCCCTTCAACGCGCCCATCCGCGAGGCCCCGACCCAGCAGGGCGTCAAGGCCAGCGTGGACCTGTTCCTGCAGTTCCGGATCGAGGACCCCGCCGAGTTCATCTTCGTCCTCGGCTCGGTCGGCGGTTTCCAGGCCAAGCTGCAGAACGCCATCAGCGAGGTCACCCGCTCCCTCATCTACGCCCAGCGCGCCGAGGACATCTACGACCTGGTCGGCGAGAGCACCATGGGCATGCTGGACAACCTCAACCAGCAGTTCCTGCCCGCCGTACGGCTCACCGACGTGAACATCACCCACGCCGAGCCGTCCAGCCAGGAGTACCGGATGGACCTGGCCGCCCCGGAGATGATCAGGGTCGCCAAGGAGGCGTACACCTACGAGTACGAACTCCAGCTGCGCAAGGAGCAGAACGAGGGCGACCTGATCAAGGAGCTCGCCGGGCTGCAGGAGCAGCTCTCGGCCATCCACGCCGAGATCGCCGGATACCAGGCCCGGATGGACACCGCGCTGGAGCGCGCGTCCCACCAGGCGAAGGCCCAGGGCGGCCAGCGGCTGGTGGAGGCGGAGTCCACCGCCAAGGCCAACGCGGCGCTGCTGGAGGCGCAGGCGCTGGACATCCGCGCGCTCAGCGCCGCCGAGGCCCCCGAGATCCTGGACTACCGGTTCCAGCAGGACCTGCTCGACAAGCTGGAGTCGGTCGCCTCCCACCTGCCCCACGTGGTGCAGATCGGCGAGTCCGTCGACATCGACCTGCTCGTCCTGGCCAGGCAGCTGGTCGGCAGCCGGGAGACGCAGCTGTTCTCCGAGGCGGACATGGCGGCGATCAGAGGACGGATCACCGAGATCGGCAAGCGGGTCGAGGACCGCGACGCGGAGATCGACGCCCTGCTCAACCCGGTCACCGAGACCGCGCTCCCCATCGCGGGCGGAGCTCCGCAGCCGACGGTGCCCGCCGCGCGGGAGACCGCACAGGAAGAAGAGGAGGTCTGA
- a CDS encoding Uma2 family endonuclease — protein MTMALPEWFYPGPPGGWTADMLDRLPPDAPRHVELIDGSLIMMSPQTAFHMFVLRRFEQELTPPDDLTVVREMTVTLGIRQRPEPDIMVVDRSALMTMKTTSFKPADVRLAVEVVSPESMDRDRTTKPIKYSDAGIRHFWRVEQEDEQPVVYTFELEPSVKAYVPTGTHRRRLRTYIGFDVDIDLDLSPFIGG, from the coding sequence ATGACCATGGCGCTTCCCGAATGGTTCTACCCGGGCCCGCCGGGCGGGTGGACGGCCGACATGCTCGATCGTCTCCCCCCCGACGCCCCCCGGCACGTCGAACTGATCGACGGGTCGCTGATCATGATGTCTCCCCAGACCGCGTTTCACATGTTCGTGCTGAGGCGTTTCGAGCAGGAGCTCACGCCTCCTGACGATCTCACCGTCGTCCGGGAGATGACGGTGACGCTCGGGATCCGCCAACGACCCGAGCCCGACATCATGGTGGTGGACAGGTCGGCGTTGATGACCATGAAGACGACCTCCTTCAAACCCGCGGACGTGCGCCTTGCCGTCGAAGTGGTCTCCCCCGAATCGATGGATCGAGATCGGACCACCAAGCCGATCAAATACTCCGACGCCGGGATCAGGCATTTCTGGCGAGTCGAGCAGGAGGACGAGCAGCCCGTCGTCTATACCTTCGAGCTGGAGCCCTCCGTCAAGGCCTACGTGCCCACCGGCACCCACCGCAGACGGCTACGCACCTACATCGGCTTCGACGTTGACATCGACCTCGATCTGAGCCCGTTCATCGGGGGGTGA
- a CDS encoding alpha/beta fold hydrolase, giving the protein MSIELRHTHLNTGDGTLHVVEAGDPRSRPYLFLHGWPESWQAWTDVMTLAAPDARAIAIDLPGVGQSTATGDGGVKRLVAARIHELIQALNLTDVTLVGHDAGGMVAYAYLRQYPQTARVVIMNTVIPGVEPWTDVLKNPYIWHFGLHNVPTLPETLVQGHQAEYFGYFYDVLSVDPSKIGPESRAAHAAAYSSDASLTAGFDFYRAFAQDARDNTASAAAIRTPLLYLRGQSEGGDIATYAAGFREAGIENLTTAVVPGAGHFAPEEAPAEVWRLIREFATR; this is encoded by the coding sequence ATGTCTATTGAGCTGCGTCACACCCACCTGAACACCGGAGACGGCACGCTGCACGTCGTCGAGGCCGGCGACCCGCGCAGTCGGCCGTACCTGTTCCTGCACGGCTGGCCGGAATCGTGGCAGGCTTGGACGGACGTCATGACCCTGGCCGCACCAGACGCCCGCGCCATCGCCATCGACCTGCCGGGGGTGGGCCAGTCAACCGCCACAGGAGACGGGGGCGTCAAGCGGCTCGTGGCCGCCAGAATCCACGAGCTGATCCAGGCCCTGAATCTCACCGACGTCACCCTGGTAGGTCACGACGCCGGAGGGATGGTGGCCTACGCCTACCTCCGCCAATACCCTCAGACGGCTCGCGTCGTCATCATGAACACGGTGATCCCCGGAGTGGAGCCGTGGACCGACGTTCTCAAGAATCCCTATATCTGGCACTTCGGCCTGCACAATGTGCCGACACTGCCCGAGACGCTGGTGCAGGGACATCAGGCCGAGTACTTCGGCTACTTCTACGACGTCTTGTCAGTCGACCCATCGAAGATCGGCCCGGAGTCGCGTGCCGCCCACGCCGCTGCTTACAGCAGTGATGCCTCTCTCACCGCCGGATTCGACTTCTACCGGGCATTTGCTCAAGATGCCCGAGACAACACCGCTTCCGCCGCGGCCATTCGCACCCCGCTGCTCTACCTACGAGGCCAGAGCGAGGGAGGCGACATCGCGACCTACGCAGCCGGATTCCGTGAAGCCGGGATCGAGAACCTGACCACGGCTGTAGTACCAGGAGCGGGCCACTTTGCGCCAGAAGAAGCACCCGCCGAGGTGTGGCGACTCATCCGTGAGTTCGCTACCCGGTAG
- a CDS encoding serine protein kinase RIO, which translates to MPKHPEHRRRGKYALDDDDVEWLANTPEDLDGPPSGDRWSTWDLSTPTERGPRPHPEWLVTELAAVDTELGILKTGKEADVHLISRGVPDTDRVCLLAAKRYRSAENRLFHRDAGYLEGRGERDSRISRAMASRSRFGKQMIAGQWAGAEFTALCRLWGLGVPVPYPVQIVGTEILEEFVGTPDGFAAPRLAAVSEGLAELWEQLVDAMVVLAREGLAHGDLSPYNILVHEDRLVIIDLPQIVDVVAHPVGAEFLDRDARNVATWFAGRGVAAADAGSLAALLRAEARLS; encoded by the coding sequence GTGCCGAAGCATCCCGAACACCGCCGCCGTGGCAAGTACGCGCTCGATGACGACGACGTCGAATGGCTTGCCAACACCCCCGAGGACCTCGACGGACCGCCGTCCGGCGACCGCTGGTCCACCTGGGACCTGAGCACCCCCACCGAGCGCGGCCCCCGGCCGCATCCCGAGTGGCTCGTCACCGAACTGGCCGCCGTCGACACCGAACTCGGCATCCTGAAGACCGGCAAGGAAGCCGACGTCCATCTCATCTCGCGAGGCGTCCCGGACACCGACCGGGTCTGCCTGCTGGCCGCCAAGCGCTACCGCTCGGCGGAGAACCGCCTCTTCCATCGCGACGCCGGATATCTGGAAGGACGCGGCGAGCGGGACAGCCGGATCAGCCGGGCGATGGCCAGCCGATCCCGGTTCGGCAAGCAGATGATCGCCGGGCAGTGGGCCGGCGCCGAGTTCACGGCGCTGTGCCGACTGTGGGGGCTGGGGGTGCCCGTGCCGTACCCGGTGCAGATCGTCGGCACCGAGATCCTGGAGGAGTTCGTCGGCACTCCCGACGGCTTCGCCGCACCCCGCCTGGCCGCCGTCTCCGAGGGGCTGGCGGAGCTGTGGGAGCAGCTCGTGGACGCCATGGTGGTCCTGGCCCGCGAGGGCCTGGCTCATGGGGACCTGTCGCCCTACAACATCCTCGTCCACGAGGACCGGCTGGTCATCATCGACCTGCCGCAGATCGTGGACGTGGTGGCCCACCCTGTCGGCGCGGAGTTTCTCGACCGCGACGCCCGCAACGTCGCCACCTGGTTCGCCGGGCGAGGCGTGGCCGCGGCCGACGCCGGATCGCTGGCCGCACTCCTGCGGGCCGAGGCCCGGCTGTCCTGA
- a CDS encoding DUF4126 domain-containing protein — MLAALTGLGLSTAAGLNAYIPLLVVGLIANFTDRLRLPQEFAWLSNGWVLGIIGVLLLAEVVLDKVPVVDSVNDMIQTVVRPAAGGVVFSATEAAARLDGSTWMSHNPWLSWVLGIVIALAVHVMKTTARPVVNVSTAGVGAPVVSTVEDVGALGMSLIAIFLPVLVVIGVAVLALFAWWAIRKVRRRRTLRRSPA, encoded by the coding sequence ATGCTCGCGGCACTGACCGGTCTCGGCCTTTCCACGGCGGCGGGGTTGAACGCCTACATCCCCCTGCTCGTGGTCGGCCTGATCGCCAACTTCACCGATCGGCTACGGCTCCCCCAGGAGTTCGCCTGGCTGTCCAACGGCTGGGTGCTCGGGATCATCGGCGTGCTGCTGCTCGCCGAGGTCGTGCTCGACAAGGTCCCGGTGGTCGACAGCGTCAACGACATGATCCAGACTGTGGTCCGCCCGGCGGCCGGCGGCGTGGTGTTCAGCGCCACCGAGGCGGCCGCCCGGCTCGACGGCTCAACCTGGATGAGCCACAACCCCTGGCTGAGCTGGGTGCTGGGCATCGTGATCGCGCTGGCCGTGCACGTGATGAAGACGACCGCCAGGCCGGTGGTCAACGTGTCGACCGCGGGGGTCGGCGCGCCCGTCGTCAGCACCGTGGAGGACGTCGGAGCGCTCGGCATGAGCCTGATCGCGATCTTCCTGCCGGTCCTGGTCGTCATCGGAGTGGCCGTGCTGGCGCTGTTCGCCTGGTGGGCGATCCGCAAGGTACGGCGCCGCCGCACGCTCCGGCGGAGTCCGGCCTGA
- a CDS encoding inositol monophosphatase family protein → MLQETDLEHARRIAVEAAEAAGRLIVVGTRGTIEINAKGDDGDVVTDLDLAAEKLLLERVLTAFPGHAVIAEESGELGDAESEWTWVIDPLDGTNNVAIGLPLYAVGLALCRHGRPELGVVHEPVTGRTWSAVRGRGAIGPGGPLSAPPHRPAGGGPVLAWIQGYGVRRGDAVACALKAGLDRRARRVLRLWAPLLAWVMLARGDIDGIVGYQTGIVDLPGGLLIAQEAGAVVSAFDGTPFDCAPLTGGGRDFVASRAGLQEELLAAVRRTP, encoded by the coding sequence ATGCTCCAGGAGACGGATCTCGAGCACGCCCGCCGGATCGCCGTCGAGGCCGCGGAGGCCGCGGGCCGGCTGATCGTCGTGGGCACCCGGGGAACCATCGAGATCAATGCCAAGGGCGACGACGGCGACGTGGTCACCGACCTGGACCTGGCCGCGGAGAAGCTGCTGCTGGAACGGGTGCTGACCGCCTTCCCCGGCCATGCGGTGATCGCCGAGGAGTCGGGCGAGCTGGGCGACGCGGAGTCGGAGTGGACCTGGGTCATCGACCCGCTCGACGGCACCAACAACGTCGCGATCGGCCTCCCCCTGTACGCCGTGGGCCTGGCCCTGTGCCGGCACGGACGACCCGAACTGGGAGTCGTGCACGAGCCCGTGACCGGCAGGACGTGGTCGGCCGTCCGGGGCCGGGGGGCGATCGGCCCCGGTGGGCCGCTGTCCGCCCCGCCCCATCGGCCTGCCGGCGGCGGCCCCGTACTGGCCTGGATCCAGGGGTACGGCGTGCGGCGCGGCGACGCCGTGGCCTGCGCGCTGAAGGCGGGGCTGGACAGGCGTGCCCGCCGGGTGCTGCGGCTCTGGGCCCCGTTGCTGGCCTGGGTGATGCTCGCCCGGGGCGACATCGACGGGATCGTCGGCTACCAGACCGGGATCGTCGACCTGCCGGGCGGTCTGCTGATCGCGCAGGAGGCCGGGGCGGTGGTCAGTGCCTTCGACGGCACTCCCTTCGACTGCGCTCCGCTGACCGGAGGCGGGCGCGACTTCGTCGCGAGCCGGGCAGGGCTCCAGGAGGAGCTGCTGGCGGCGGTCCGGCGCACTCCCTGA
- a CDS encoding SPFH domain-containing protein: protein MSREFSKIKESLASWSEIRQLLRGGESGQLVPVVIPKDRRGFAWVTLLFLALYLAGTALLAGGVFSALAALGAVLSLLAALVWLWRRAIIEIEEGTTGVRSRWGAIVGTLPPGRHYLWLPWDRVDAVVDTSTEIPYSAPIVACPTAENVPLKSIEFFLKFRIVDPVAFVRTIGAGNFDLVLSSAVQDAIRQRSRLVHTERAYDLRGSDVGDMQELLTRQLGRYGVKITGANIPDVQLPDQYQQHLATREKVAKELSAFEREWELTRKRRIDTLLMEIERSKKTRDARIVEVRAAANTARKDVARMLEEHETEAQRVRWEIEAKGRAELTSAENEAKGLRRLADSYRDNRAVLQYELARRRLDVGARLAENAPRPVVVRTDGGSGESSALSTMLLAQILPQLGRGNGQIRPPVEPN, encoded by the coding sequence GTGAGCAGAGAGTTCTCCAAGATCAAGGAATCCCTGGCCTCCTGGTCGGAGATCCGCCAGCTGCTGCGCGGCGGCGAGTCCGGCCAGCTCGTCCCGGTGGTCATCCCCAAGGACCGCCGCGGCTTCGCCTGGGTGACGCTGCTGTTCCTCGCCCTCTACCTGGCCGGTACGGCACTGCTGGCCGGCGGTGTGTTCTCCGCCCTCGCCGCGCTCGGCGCGGTGCTGTCCCTGCTCGCGGCGCTGGTCTGGCTCTGGCGCCGGGCGATCATCGAGATCGAGGAGGGCACCACCGGGGTGCGCAGCCGATGGGGGGCGATCGTGGGCACCCTGCCCCCGGGCCGCCACTACCTGTGGCTGCCGTGGGACCGGGTGGACGCGGTGGTGGACACCTCCACCGAGATCCCCTACTCCGCCCCGATCGTCGCCTGCCCGACCGCGGAGAACGTGCCGCTGAAGTCGATCGAGTTCTTCCTGAAGTTCCGCATCGTCGACCCCGTCGCCTTCGTCCGGACGATCGGCGCGGGCAACTTCGACCTGGTGCTCAGCAGCGCCGTACAGGACGCCATCCGCCAGCGCAGCCGCCTGGTGCACACCGAACGCGCCTACGACCTGCGCGGCTCCGACGTCGGCGACATGCAGGAGCTGCTGACCCGCCAGCTCGGCCGGTACGGCGTGAAGATCACCGGTGCCAACATCCCGGACGTGCAGCTTCCCGACCAGTACCAGCAGCACCTGGCCACCCGCGAGAAGGTGGCCAAGGAGCTGTCGGCCTTCGAACGGGAGTGGGAGCTCACCCGCAAGCGGCGGATCGACACGCTGCTGATGGAGATCGAGCGCTCCAAGAAGACGCGGGACGCCCGCATCGTGGAGGTGCGGGCAGCCGCCAACACCGCGCGCAAGGACGTCGCCCGCATGCTGGAGGAGCACGAGACCGAGGCGCAGCGGGTGCGCTGGGAGATCGAGGCCAAGGGGCGGGCCGAGCTCACCTCCGCGGAGAACGAGGCCAAGGGGCTGCGCCGGCTGGCCGACTCCTACCGTGACAACCGCGCCGTGCTCCAGTACGAGCTGGCCCGGCGCCGCCTGGACGTGGGGGCCCGGCTCGCCGAGAACGCCCCGCGTCCCGTCGTCGTCCGCACCGACGGCGGATCCGGGGAGTCCTCCGCGCTGTCGACCATGCTCCTGGCCCAGATCCTGCCGCAGCTCGGCCGCGGGAACGGTCAGATCAGGCCGCCCGTTGAACCCAACTGA
- a CDS encoding MarR family winged helix-turn-helix transcriptional regulator has protein sequence MNGSSEDRPAFERGTGFLLARLGSLAARSWTAFLTAHELSQSQHSILVVLKDQGPIGQQHLAHLVAMDARNIVPVLDLLAAKELIKRQPDPADGRRRMITLTAHGKTLADTITAAAALGQDDFLSVLDDQDRRHLNDLLRRLYDAHVHKP, from the coding sequence ATGAATGGAAGCAGCGAAGACCGTCCCGCGTTCGAGCGCGGCACCGGCTTTCTGCTGGCGCGTCTGGGATCACTGGCCGCACGCTCGTGGACGGCATTCCTGACCGCCCACGAGCTGTCCCAGAGCCAGCACTCGATACTTGTGGTGCTCAAGGATCAGGGACCCATCGGCCAGCAGCACCTCGCGCACCTGGTCGCCATGGACGCCCGCAACATCGTGCCGGTGCTGGATCTGCTGGCCGCCAAAGAACTGATCAAGCGACAGCCCGACCCGGCAGACGGCCGCCGCCGTATGATCACCCTCACCGCCCACGGGAAGACGCTCGCCGACACCATCACCGCCGCGGCAGCCTTGGGCCAAGACGACTTCCTCAGTGTGCTGGACGACCAGGACCGTAGGCACCTCAACGACCTCCTCCGGAGGCTTTACGACGCACACGTCCACAAGCCCTGA